Within Sorghum bicolor cultivar BTx623 chromosome 2, Sorghum_bicolor_NCBIv3, whole genome shotgun sequence, the genomic segment CTACATTGTCGCAAAAATTATATTTCAAAATCAATGTAgacaaaatcatataaaaaataataaatttcaGATACACATGCACTAGAGATAAAAAAAACTGGAATGAGTCTTCTAGCACATATGCACCTgaaatttattattttcatatttttttttatttaacaagAGTTTGAATCTCAAATTCTATACAAAGATATAGATTTGTAGATTTACAATTATTTGGCAACTTCTAAATATGTTTTTCCGATTTGATGTGTGAATATTTTCCCAACGTAAATTGCTCCGGTCGAAGccatttttctttcctctcttaTAAAACCTTACCCTTCTGTTTcaaaagaataaataaatacCCTAGCCTTCGGTGGGTGCACACCCAACCCCCCCGCCGCCGCTCGCCCGCCTGCCGGCGAAGCGCGCGGCGAAGAGATGGCGTTGTACCTGCTCTTCGAGGTGGCGTCGGGGTACGCTCTCTTCCACGCGTACGGCATCGACGAGATTGGGCAGAGCGTGGACGCCGTCCGCGCGTCCGTGCTGGACCTGCAGCGCTTCGGCAAGGCCATCAGACTCACCGGCTTCTCCCCCTTCTCCTCCGCCATGGACGCGATCAACCAGTGCAACGCCATCTCCGAAGGTACCATGCTCCCTCGCCCCCGCTTCTCCCCAATCCACGGCGCCGAACCCGAATGAATTGTGAGCGGTGGGTGGGTTGTGCTGTGCAGGGATCATGACCGACGAGCTGAGGAACTTCCTGGAGCTCAATCTGCCCAAGGTGAAGGAGGGAAAGAAGGCCAAGTACAGTCTCGGTGTCACGGAGCCCAAGGTCGGGTCCCACATCACTGAGGCCACGGGGATCCCCTGCCAGAGCAATGAGTTCGTCCAAGAGCTGCTCCGAGGAGTGCGGCTGCACTTCGATCAGTTTATCGACCAACTCAAGGTGTTGAATTTCACTTCTATATAAACTCAACTAGGAGTATTCTTTATCTGACATTGTTACTGGTCCAATTTTGGAATCTAGAGCGTCGTAAATGCAGAAACCTAATGCTGCACCCTAGGTGGCTTGTTGAGCATCATATTAGCTGAATACTTAATGAATTTTATTTTCTGGTTAGTTTTGCTTGTGTGGCAAAAATCTATGGTTTTGAATGACTCTGGCCCTGATAGTTACCCACTACAGTGCCTGAAAGCGTCTCATCAGTCCTAACTATTTGTTGCTTATGCAACAAAATTGCAGAAATCTGACCTGGAGAAGGCTCAGCTAGGCCTGGGGCATAGTTATAGCAGGGCCAAGGTCAAGTTCAATGTGAACCGTGTGGATAATATGGTGATTCAAGCTATCTTTCtgttggacacactcgataagGATATCAATTCCATCTCCATGAGAGTGAGGTTAGCCCAACATTTTCCATTTAGTCAAGCTATTTACCGTCCAGCGCTTCTTCTTAGATGATGTGATAATTTGCTCACCTCGACTCTCGACTCCATTTTTTTTTAACAGCACCTTGACTTGGTACCCACATATGTTTTGGATGACTCTAAATGTATTTGAATGCCCATGCTccttttgttttgtttgattatgCTGCCATGACATTCTGCTCTGCAGTCATGTcattctggaattctggaacacacTGCCATTTTTTCTTCACTTTAGTCTATAGAAGTGTCACTGGAAAGAGTATCTAATATCTGTCGTGCTTTGGAGAGAAGAATTAATGCTGTGTTATAGGGAAAGGGAGTTTACTCTAAATATATTTTGTCATAACTTGTTCTTAAATTCTCAACTCTGTAATGCTGAATGCACTTTAGTGATCTTACAAAATGTTGTCGATGCATGTGTGAAAGATCATGTAATTCATCATGTTTGTAATATACTCGTTGTTATGTTTGTAATAATTGACATCACGGCAAATCTTACTTTATTGATCATTCTTGATGATACAACCATCTTTTGAATATTATGTGTGATGGTGATGTTGGTTTGGCTGTATTAAGAATAACATATTATTTAACCATAATGCAGGGAGTGGTATTCGTGGCATTTTCCAGAGCTAGTCAAAATTATAAATGACAATTACCTCTATGCTAAGATTGCCAAGTTTGTGGTAAACAAATCTGATTTAGCAGAAAAAGACATTCCAGCTTTAGCAGATCTAATTGGAGATGAGGACAAAGCGAAAGAAATTGTTGAAGCGGCAAAGGCATCTATGGGTATCAAAAATCTACAACTAATCCTGCAATAGTTGAAGTACTGATATATTTATGTTAACTTTTTTTTACTGTTGTATTTTTCAGGCCAGGATCTTTCACTAGTTGATTTGATCAATGTACAACTGTTTGCCCAAGGGATCATGAATCTGTCTGAATACCGTAAAAAGCTCTATGAGTATCTCGTAACAAAGATGAACGATATTGCACCCAACCTGACGTCTTTGATTGGTGAAGTTGTTGGAGCTCGACTAATCTCTCATGCTGGCAGTCTTTCCAATCTTGCCAAGTGTGCTGCCTCCACTCTTCAAATACTTGGCGCTGAAAAGGCACTTTTCAGGTACTTACTAGCTGTTTATGCGTTGTTAGCCTCCTATTGATGTCAAAACTAAGCTTTGAAGTCCTAATAGTCTGTTACTTGAATCCTGACTATTGACTGTTGTGGTAAGTATTGAATCTTCTCCCTTTATGcccctgattttttttttgcttgtcTTTCTCTATTTAATTGCAGAGCGctgaaaactcgtggaaatacACCAAAGTATGGCCTCATATTCCACTCATCATTCATTGGTCGTGCATCAGCTAAGAACAAGGGTCGAATGGCTCGATACCTGGCAAACAAGTGTTCCATTGCTTCACGCATTGATTGTTATTCAGGTCAGTTGCACAACTTGTTTGCAAACTTTACATAAGCTGATACCCTGTTCTGAGGCTCCTGACCATTACTGTTTGGATTCCAGAGTTGAATACATCCATTTTTGGACAGAAGCTGCGTGACCAAGTTGAGGAGAGACTAGACTTCTATGACAAGGGTGTTGCACCTCGGAAGAACCTTGATGTGATGAAAGCCGCCATTGAGGGTATTAGTGCGGTTTCGGAGGATGTTGATGGTAAGGATATATCCCCCTCCTTGGTACCACAAACATTCAATTTGAATTCATGTttctaataaccatatcaaattaatTTACACATCGAAAAAATGTATTTTGCAGGTAATGAGAAGAATGATGTGTCTGCTAAGAAAGGCAAGAAAAAGAAGTCTAAAACTCAGACTGACGGTGAAGCAATGGATGTTGATAAGCTTGCCGATGGAGAAGATGAACCTCAAactgagaagaagaaaaagaagaagcacaAGCGTGAGGAGCCACAGGATGAAGAGATGGCCACTGAGCCACTCAGTGATGATGTCAAACAAGATGAGActccaaagaagaagaagaaaaagaaccaTGAGGCAACTGAGGATGTTGAgcctaagaagaagaagaaaaagaaccgTGAGGCATATGAGGTTGTTGAGCCTAAGACAGCCACTgaagggaagaagaagaaaaagaagaagtccAAAACCGAGGACAGTGATGAGTAGTCATTTTAGCATCTCAAATTTAAGTGGTATTTAATGATGTTAATAATCTTGAATCTGATTTATATACATCAATTGAACCAATTGGGCCTCAATTAGGCCCCGTTCGGTTAGGGTGGAATGGGTCCAAGAACTGTTCCAGCTGATGAATCTTATACAAATTTGTGAACCAATCTAGCTAGGAATGGTTCCAGGCCTTCATTCCTGAAGAAACGAACAAGGTCTTAAGCTTTTCATGTGTTGGCAATGCTGCACATGCTATTAGCCCCTTGCTGAGTTTACTGTGTAACGATTAACGAGGCAATGGTTCATGAATTTGATGGTATAGTTGTTGCCATTACATTCATATATAACCCTtataaggtcagtctcaatgcatgtttcatgagagtatcatgcacattaaatagggtgccacgtaagcaaaattgctgatttggcagggtcattaaataaagaagtttcatcagatgagagaggagtttcatccccataaaactcctatggctcggttacctagtttatagtcttggtaactgtgttatGAAACTATGCATAGTATTTATCTTTTGATATTCAAGATGTCAATTGACTTGAGAAAAAAAGCACCGAAGAGAATCTTATCACACATTTGAATGGCCTGAAGATATGTGCGCTCGATATTAGATTTGACATTTGACTTCACAACATTGAAAATTTGAAATGATCCTACTGGATGTACGTCACATGGTTCAGCTTCTGGTTAGTGAATATTCAATAGTGATATATGTTATTTGCTTGGAAATACAGTGCCAAAACTTTTAACAATGCTACCAATAGATTACTGCTACTGTTCTAAAGAAACTGCAAAACTTGGTTTACTCGTCATGTCTTCTGATGAGAGGTCTTTTAGAACCTGTTCGACCTCATGAACTACCCCAAGCTTCCTGAACCACGCAGCAAGCAACTGAGAGGGCTCTTGGCCAATTGAAACACCTTTTTCTTCGAGCTCTGTCAAAAATTCCAGTGCTGTTTCTAACATGTTCACCTTCTCATAAGCACCCAATACCAAGGCAATACATTTGTCACAAGGTTTGACTCCTGCGCATCTCATATTACGGATTACACAAACAGCTTCATCGATTCGATTGGAAAGGCAGTAAGCATTCACCAGAAGCGCACACAATTTCGTGTCAGGCACTATCCCTGCAAACTGTATGGCGTCGAAAATCCGCTGTGCACCATCTGAATCACCTCTGTATGAATAGGCTCTCAGCAACGCCTTATAAACTTCCTTTCCTGCGAACATCTGCTGGTCCTCCATTTC encodes:
- the LOC8072268 gene encoding nucleolar protein 56, producing the protein MALYLLFEVASGYALFHAYGIDEIGQSVDAVRASVLDLQRFGKAIRLTGFSPFSSAMDAINQCNAISEGIMTDELRNFLELNLPKVKEGKKAKYSLGVTEPKVGSHITEATGIPCQSNEFVQELLRGVRLHFDQFIDQLKKSDLEKAQLGLGHSYSRAKVKFNVNRVDNMVIQAIFLLDTLDKDINSISMRVREWYSWHFPELVKIINDNYLYAKIAKFVVNKSDLAEKDIPALADLIGDEDKAKEIVEAAKASMGQDLSLVDLINVQLFAQGIMNLSEYRKKLYEYLVTKMNDIAPNLTSLIGEVVGARLISHAGSLSNLAKCAASTLQILGAEKALFRALKTRGNTPKYGLIFHSSFIGRASAKNKGRMARYLANKCSIASRIDCYSELNTSIFGQKLRDQVEERLDFYDKGVAPRKNLDVMKAAIEGISAVSEDVDGNEKNDVSAKKGKKKKSKTQTDGEAMDVDKLADGEDEPQTEKKKKKKHKREEPQDEEMATEPLSDDVKQDETPKKKKKKNHEATEDVEPKKKKKKNREAYEVVEPKTATEGKKKKKKKSKTEDSDE